In Candidatus Contubernalis alkalaceticus, the following proteins share a genomic window:
- a CDS encoding DEAD/DEAH box helicase: protein MQIFEELGLSRSLLKAVSRMGFEAATPIQELAIPSALAGKDIIGQAQTGTGKTAAFAIPMIEKIEQGTENIKALVVTPTRELAVQVAEEINTIGQTKGIKALPIYGGQDIVRQIRSLKNRPQIIVGTPGRLMDHMRRKTIRLQQVCMVVLDEADEMLNMGFIEDIETILEGIPVDHQTLLFSATMPKAVQNLAQRFMKNPEVIKIKSKEVTVPNTEQYYYEVHERQKFDVLCRVLDIQSPDLAIIFGRTKRRVDELNDALNKRGYVAEGIHGDLTQAKRDSVMRNFKNGKTEILVATDVAARGLDISNVTHVYNFDIPQDAEWYVHRVGRTGRLGKPGIATTFVTPRELNQLRIIEKTTKRKIIRQTVPTLSEALEGQQQIAMDKLIQVAENEDLRQYQELAATLLEERDSVTLLAAALKILTKEPDNTQVTLTEETPYRQKKSTGYKGGAQGNFRKPKFKGGRDDRRKKQYKKQDNKRDNWA from the coding sequence ATGCAGATTTTTGAAGAGTTGGGCTTAAGCCGCTCTTTACTCAAAGCTGTTTCAAGGATGGGGTTTGAAGCTGCTACACCTATCCAGGAGTTGGCGATACCATCAGCTCTGGCAGGAAAAGATATTATAGGGCAGGCGCAGACGGGGACGGGTAAGACAGCTGCTTTTGCCATTCCAATGATTGAGAAGATAGAACAGGGGACAGAAAATATCAAGGCTCTGGTGGTTACCCCCACCAGGGAATTGGCTGTTCAGGTGGCGGAAGAAATAAATACCATAGGGCAAACTAAAGGGATTAAAGCTTTACCTATCTATGGAGGGCAGGATATAGTCCGGCAGATCAGATCCCTTAAGAACAGACCTCAAATCATAGTAGGGACACCGGGTCGATTAATGGACCATATGAGGAGAAAAACTATACGGCTTCAACAAGTGTGTATGGTTGTATTGGATGAAGCGGATGAAATGCTTAATATGGGATTTATTGAGGATATTGAGACAATTTTAGAAGGAATTCCTGTTGATCATCAAACACTGCTTTTTTCTGCTACCATGCCTAAGGCTGTTCAGAATTTAGCCCAACGGTTTATGAAAAATCCGGAAGTGATTAAGATAAAGTCCAAAGAAGTTACTGTTCCCAATACGGAACAATATTATTATGAAGTCCATGAAAGGCAAAAGTTCGATGTTCTCTGCCGTGTATTAGACATACAGTCTCCAGACTTAGCGATAATTTTTGGTAGGACCAAAAGACGGGTAGATGAATTAAATGATGCTTTAAATAAGCGGGGATATGTTGCAGAGGGAATCCATGGAGATCTTACCCAGGCCAAACGGGATAGTGTAATGCGAAACTTTAAAAATGGTAAGACGGAAATTTTGGTGGCTACCGATGTAGCTGCCCGGGGCCTGGACATAAGCAACGTTACCCATGTTTATAACTTTGATATTCCTCAGGATGCGGAATGGTATGTTCACCGGGTTGGGCGAACCGGTCGTCTGGGGAAACCCGGCATTGCGACTACGTTTGTGACTCCCCGGGAGCTCAACCAGCTGAGAATTATAGAAAAAACTACAAAACGAAAAATTATTAGACAGACGGTACCTACGTTAAGTGAGGCTTTAGAAGGACAGCAGCAAATTGCCATGGATAAACTGATACAAGTTGCAGAAAATGAAGATCTCCGCCAATATCAGGAATTAGCCGCAACGCTGCTGGAGGAAAGAGACTCTGTAACCCTTTTGGCAGCAGCCCTAAAAATACTTACCAAAGAACCTGATAACACACAGGTTACTTTGACCGAGGAGACTCCCTACAGGCAGAAGAAGTCAACAGGATATAAGGGAGGAGCACAGGGAAATTTCAGAAAGCCCAAATTCAAGGGCGGCAGAGACGATAGAAGGAAAAAGCAATATAAAAAGCAGGATAACAAAAGGGATAATTGGGCGTAA
- a CDS encoding YbaB/EbfC family nucleoid-associated protein codes for MFKGGNMNKMMKQVQKMQADMAKLQAELEERDVEVASGGGAVKVVATGKKEIKEIIIAPEAVDPEDVEMLQDLILSAVNEALRKAEEMVAAEMQKITGNLNLPPGMF; via the coding sequence ATGTTTAAAGGTGGTAACATGAACAAAATGATGAAACAGGTCCAAAAGATGCAGGCGGATATGGCCAAACTTCAGGCAGAACTAGAGGAAAGGGATGTAGAGGTTGCTTCCGGGGGAGGTGCTGTTAAGGTAGTGGCTACAGGTAAAAAGGAAATAAAGGAAATAATCATTGCTCCGGAAGCGGTGGACCCTGAAGATGTAGAAATGCTGCAGGATTTGATTCTCAGTGCGGTTAATGAAGCTTTGAGGAAAGCAGAAGAGATGGTTGCGGCGGAAATGCAAAAAATTACAGGAAATCTAAACCTGCCCCCGGGGATGTTTTAA
- a CDS encoding methyl-accepting chemotaxis protein — translation MIFGKKKQKEKKEKDEKNKKVKIGLGTKLVAGFLVIALVPMIMAAYTAIIGINEGIETQAQSAINSDLNSANEILGQRVSELTLLTSLISLDESIAAYVQIENQENLGNRENRENLEVRENLESLERILSQHYELQNLSFLTVTDSEGSVIYRSSSDNIGDSLSDHPFFNSVLNGGILEGVVILEEDYLLLEGLADEASLIVAATEDTSESVERRGLALVSAAAIYNETGAFAGMIVIGDILNNNFDMVDRIGELLGVTSTFFLNELRVSTNVRDLSGNRAVGTRISSAVGHEVLTNGERYLGKAFVVTEDYITAYDPIIDPWGDIVGILYVGIPEAPFITMKSESLNRFIVIGVISLVMAVIIAYYLTRGVTIPVNDLAKWMKKAEDGDLSVKVISKSRDELGLLANSFDNMLEGQRDIIKKVSETTDRVSRFSQDLSSSIEESNAAMQEISSTVEGEVAKKAQDIALISQQATESGAETQRIATDGGQAVDDAMKAMLEIDQATSEVGHVIMELDEGSKQIEMIVNTITGIAEQTNLLALNAAIEAARAGEQGRGFAVVAEEVRKLAEGSSSAAGEIGGLISDIQGRTGNAVEKMKAASEIVKKGAGLGGKAREHLVEIQKAVEEMSDLIKNIASAVEEQSASTEEIAASTEEQTNVLDDISKTTSELAYMAEELNGLIRRFKL, via the coding sequence GTGATTTTTGGGAAAAAAAAGCAAAAGGAAAAAAAGGAAAAGGATGAGAAAAATAAAAAGGTTAAGATAGGACTTGGAACTAAACTGGTGGCAGGGTTTTTAGTTATTGCTCTAGTTCCCATGATTATGGCTGCCTATACCGCCATAATAGGAATTAATGAAGGAATTGAAACTCAGGCCCAATCTGCCATTAACAGTGACCTGAATTCCGCCAATGAAATCCTCGGACAAAGGGTTAGTGAATTAACTTTGTTAACCAGTTTAATTTCATTAGATGAAAGCATAGCAGCTTATGTTCAAATAGAGAACCAGGAGAATTTAGGGAACCGGGAAAATCGGGAGAACTTAGAAGTTAGGGAGAACTTAGAGAGCTTGGAAAGAATATTAAGTCAGCATTATGAGCTCCAGAATTTAAGTTTTTTAACGGTTACCGATAGCGAAGGATCTGTCATTTACAGGTCTTCCAGCGATAATATAGGGGATAGCCTGTCTGATCATCCTTTTTTTAATTCGGTGCTTAACGGTGGAATTCTGGAAGGGGTAGTTATTTTGGAGGAGGATTATCTCTTACTAGAAGGGTTGGCAGATGAGGCATCATTAATTGTTGCTGCCACAGAGGATACATCGGAGTCTGTAGAGAGAAGGGGACTGGCTTTAGTTTCTGCAGCAGCTATTTATAACGAAACAGGGGCATTCGCAGGAATGATTGTGATTGGGGATATTCTAAATAATAACTTTGATATGGTAGATCGGATAGGAGAATTATTAGGGGTTACTTCCACGTTCTTTTTAAACGAGTTAAGAGTTTCCACAAACGTAAGAGACTTAAGTGGAAACCGTGCTGTAGGGACCCGAATTTCTTCTGCGGTTGGGCACGAAGTTTTAACCAATGGGGAGAGGTATTTGGGTAAGGCCTTTGTGGTTACAGAAGATTATATTACAGCGTATGATCCTATAATAGACCCCTGGGGGGACATTGTGGGAATTCTTTATGTCGGTATTCCAGAAGCTCCTTTTATTACTATGAAGTCGGAGAGTCTCAACAGGTTTATTGTTATTGGGGTAATAAGCCTGGTGATGGCAGTAATTATTGCTTATTATCTCACCCGGGGGGTTACAATTCCGGTAAATGATCTGGCAAAGTGGATGAAAAAGGCAGAGGATGGGGATTTATCTGTAAAGGTAATCAGTAAAAGCCGTGACGAATTAGGGCTGCTGGCTAACAGTTTTGACAATATGTTGGAGGGACAGAGGGATATAATAAAAAAAGTGTCGGAGACGACGGATCGGGTATCTCGTTTTTCTCAGGACCTTTCATCCTCTATTGAAGAGAGCAATGCAGCTATGCAGGAGATATCTTCTACAGTAGAGGGTGAAGTGGCAAAGAAAGCGCAGGACATTGCTCTAATATCTCAACAGGCAACAGAAAGCGGAGCAGAGACTCAAAGGATTGCTACAGATGGGGGCCAGGCTGTAGATGATGCCATGAAAGCTATGCTGGAGATTGATCAGGCAACCTCAGAGGTAGGACATGTAATAATGGAATTGGATGAAGGGTCAAAGCAGATTGAAATGATTGTAAACACCATTACGGGTATTGCTGAACAGACGAATCTTTTGGCACTAAATGCAGCCATTGAAGCAGCCAGGGCCGGAGAACAGGGTCGTGGATTTGCGGTAGTTGCAGAGGAAGTTAGAAAGTTGGCAGAGGGAAGCAGCTCGGCGGCCGGTGAAATCGGTGGTTTAATATCTGATATTCAAGGTCGAACCGGAAATGCCGTGGAAAAAATGAAAGCAGCCAGTGAAATTGTAAAAAAAGGAGCTGGGTTGGGGGGAAAAGCCCGGGAGCATCTGGTAGAAATTCAAAAAGCAGTGGAAGAGATGAGCGATCTTATTAAGAACATTGCATCCGCGGTAGAAGAACAGTCTGCCTCAACAGAAGAGATTGCTGCCAGCACTGAGGAACAAACAAATGTATTGGATGATATCAGCAAAACTACAAGCGAATTAGCATATATGGCGGAAGAATTAAATGGGTTAATTAGGAGATTTAAATTATAA
- a CDS encoding pro-sigmaK processing inhibitor BofA family protein has translation MDALDFNSVMAFAFAALLLYLVARLLLVPFKLIVKLVLNALIGGVLLVFFNLIGSPLGFSVGINIITALVVGFLGIPGLILLIIIQFILG, from the coding sequence TTGGATGCACTGGATTTTAATTCCGTAATGGCGTTTGCTTTTGCTGCTCTGTTGTTGTATTTAGTTGCTCGGTTACTTCTAGTTCCCTTTAAGCTTATTGTTAAGCTGGTGCTTAATGCTTTAATTGGTGGGGTATTGTTGGTTTTTTTTAATCTGATCGGCTCCCCCTTGGGATTTAGTGTAGGGATTAATATAATTACTGCTTTGGTTGTTGGTTTTTTAGGGATTCCCGGACTTATACTGTTGATTATAATTCAATTTATCCTGGGTTGA
- the dnaX gene encoding DNA polymerase III subunit gamma/tau: MNYLALYRKWRPQTFEDLIGQDHITRTLENAVKSGRVSHAYLFCGPRGTGKTSAAKILSKALNCERGPTAHPCNACNLCLGINRGRVMDVLEIDAASNRGIDEIRELRDKVRYGCSQARYKVYIVDEVHMLTAEAFNALLKTLEEPPENVIFILATTEAYKLPQTILSRCQRFDFRRISVPDLIQGLSRVASGEGISVEEGALHLIARSSEGGMRDALGLLEQVMAYSDNSVTLESAKKILGIVEEEIFIEMAAAVLEKKLVKGLKIAGDLVDSGNDMGKFIRDMSSYFRSLVLLKMQGEGPMQLEIPWVCLDVMREQAQSFNHEALMSVLEFLGEALLSLRGSSQPRFVLETTVFKICQVDYCLNLKNLQQKVEVLEKRILGFDKRLSEGENPQQEKPYKSRGFQSRLNRDPSIDVGVDNSRSRDLLLKEDAVKEVSTERFISQGETDDRNDVQQCSMKENKSSKDFVGTKPLIEEQLSLEEVKVLWKKLLNLFSRKDVKMHSMLIRGKPVSFEKGTLTVAVENFICQEKLNLHDNNKGIRESFRKLTGKDIGFSFVLNNTVGEETDNESEVSSFKKDSSFPDQWETSSISTESSAEISDDMHGGSLIDMAVDMFGGKILEPDKKRGGIFDV, encoded by the coding sequence ATGAATTACTTAGCGTTATACCGCAAATGGAGACCGCAGACATTTGAAGATTTAATCGGCCAGGACCATATTACCCGTACTCTTGAAAATGCTGTAAAGAGTGGGCGTGTTTCACATGCCTATCTTTTTTGTGGCCCCCGGGGTACAGGGAAGACCAGTGCTGCTAAAATACTTTCCAAAGCGTTAAACTGTGAAAGGGGACCAACGGCCCACCCCTGCAATGCATGTAATTTATGTCTAGGAATTAACCGAGGCAGGGTGATGGATGTTTTGGAAATAGATGCAGCTTCAAATCGGGGGATTGATGAAATCAGGGAGTTGAGGGATAAGGTTCGCTACGGGTGTTCCCAGGCCCGGTATAAGGTATATATTGTGGATGAGGTTCACATGTTAACTGCTGAAGCCTTCAATGCTCTTTTAAAGACACTGGAAGAACCACCAGAGAATGTTATATTTATTTTAGCTACTACTGAAGCTTATAAACTTCCCCAGACTATATTATCCCGCTGTCAGCGTTTTGATTTTCGCCGTATTTCTGTTCCAGATCTGATCCAGGGGTTATCCCGTGTAGCCTCGGGAGAAGGAATTTCGGTGGAGGAAGGGGCCCTACACTTGATTGCCCGGAGTTCAGAGGGGGGGATGCGGGATGCCCTGGGGCTGCTGGAGCAGGTTATGGCCTATAGCGACAATTCCGTTACTTTGGAATCTGCGAAAAAGATTTTGGGTATTGTAGAAGAAGAGATATTTATAGAAATGGCAGCGGCGGTTTTAGAAAAAAAGCTAGTAAAGGGCTTGAAGATTGCTGGAGATTTGGTGGATTCAGGAAACGATATGGGCAAGTTTATCAGGGATATGTCCAGCTATTTCCGGAGCCTGGTGCTCTTGAAAATGCAGGGAGAAGGACCCATGCAGTTAGAGATTCCTTGGGTTTGCCTGGATGTCATGAGGGAACAGGCACAGTCTTTCAACCATGAAGCACTGATGTCGGTGTTGGAATTTTTGGGGGAAGCCCTTCTGAGCCTCAGGGGCAGTTCCCAGCCCAGGTTTGTTTTGGAAACAACAGTGTTTAAAATCTGCCAGGTGGATTACTGTCTGAACTTGAAAAACCTTCAGCAAAAAGTAGAGGTTTTGGAAAAAAGGATCTTAGGGTTCGACAAAAGATTATCTGAAGGTGAAAATCCACAGCAGGAAAAGCCTTATAAGTCCAGGGGCTTTCAATCCCGGCTAAACAGGGATCCCTCCATTGATGTTGGGGTAGACAACAGCCGGAGCAGAGATCTTCTGCTCAAAGAAGATGCAGTTAAAGAAGTATCTACAGAAAGATTTATCTCCCAAGGGGAGACTGACGACAGAAATGATGTCCAGCAGTGCTCGATGAAAGAAAACAAAAGTTCCAAAGATTTTGTAGGCACAAAACCATTGATAGAAGAACAGCTGTCCTTGGAAGAGGTTAAAGTCTTGTGGAAAAAATTATTGAATCTGTTTTCCCGTAAAGATGTTAAGATGCATTCCATGCTGATTCGAGGAAAGCCGGTATCATTTGAAAAAGGAACGTTAACCGTAGCCGTAGAAAACTTCATCTGTCAAGAAAAACTAAATTTACATGATAACAACAAGGGTATACGGGAATCATTTCGAAAACTTACCGGTAAAGATATAGGTTTTAGTTTTGTATTAAATAATACTGTTGGAGAAGAAACTGACAATGAATCGGAAGTCTCTTCTTTTAAAAAGGACAGTAGTTTTCCGGATCAATGGGAAACAAGCAGTATAAGCACTGAATCCTCCGCAGAAATAAGTGATGATATGCATGGAGGGAGTTTGATTGATATGGCTGTAGATATGTTTGGAGGTAAAATTTTAGAACCAGACAAAAAAAGAGGAGGTATTTTTGATGTTTAA
- the recR gene encoding recombination mediator RecR, translating into MYYAEPMAKLIEAFKRLPGIGPKTAQRLAYFIIKLPLAEVEFISRALLEAKQKITCCSCCGTLTEKQPCIICEDIRRSREIICVVQEPRDVLAIEKMGEYQGLYHVLQGAISPVDGVGPEDLKIKELLARVKNHRVKEIILATNPNVEGEATAVYISRVVKPLGIHVTRIAHGLPVGGDLEYADEVTLARALEGRREI; encoded by the coding sequence ATGTATTATGCTGAACCTATGGCCAAACTTATTGAAGCTTTCAAGCGTCTGCCGGGAATTGGGCCTAAAACCGCTCAACGCCTGGCGTATTTTATTATAAAATTACCCTTGGCAGAAGTTGAATTTATATCCCGGGCACTGCTGGAGGCAAAGCAGAAAATAACCTGCTGTTCTTGCTGCGGCACCCTGACAGAAAAACAGCCCTGTATAATCTGTGAGGATATACGGAGAAGCCGTGAAATTATTTGTGTGGTTCAGGAGCCCAGGGATGTTTTAGCCATAGAAAAAATGGGAGAATACCAGGGACTTTACCATGTGCTGCAGGGGGCTATATCTCCCGTTGATGGAGTAGGCCCCGAGGATTTGAAGATAAAGGAATTATTGGCCAGGGTGAAGAATCATCGGGTTAAGGAAATTATTTTGGCAACAAATCCTAATGTAGAAGGAGAAGCTACGGCAGTATATATCTCCAGGGTTGTAAAGCCCCTGGGAATACACGTTACCAGGATTGCCCACGGGTTACCTGTAGGAGGAGACCTGGAATATGCCGATGAAGTTACTTTGGCCAGGGCGTTGGAGGGTAGAAGGGAAATATAA
- a CDS encoding P-loop NTPase family protein: MSRIIEAYVGEYASGKSENAVNRALELVKQGRKVVLVDLDLVEPFYTLRPLKKKLENLGIEVIAWENQDTFGLGEAGYVMKPEMRWALRRKGDIIFDVGYGVQGFKIFNLVEGALEENNLKIYAVVNISRPMTSSVEEIIAYLNLFGRVDGIINNSHLGELTDLEIIEEGVQVISNVSEITGIPVIAVSIEKNLESLVTNKSLRGLPIRFLERYMPHNIW; this comes from the coding sequence TTGTCAAGGATTATTGAAGCTTATGTAGGGGAATACGCCAGTGGTAAAAGTGAAAATGCTGTAAATAGAGCGTTAGAACTGGTGAAGCAGGGCAGAAAAGTTGTCCTGGTGGATCTGGATTTGGTGGAGCCCTTTTATACCCTGCGACCATTAAAAAAGAAACTTGAAAACCTGGGGATTGAAGTTATTGCTTGGGAGAATCAGGATACTTTTGGATTGGGAGAAGCCGGTTATGTGATGAAGCCTGAGATGCGCTGGGCTTTGCGTCGAAAGGGAGATATAATTTTTGATGTAGGGTATGGTGTACAGGGTTTCAAAATATTTAATTTGGTGGAAGGGGCTTTGGAAGAAAATAATTTAAAAATATACGCAGTTGTAAACATAAGCCGTCCAATGACCTCATCGGTGGAAGAAATCATCGCTTACTTAAATCTCTTTGGCAGGGTAGATGGCATTATAAACAACAGTCATTTAGGGGAATTGACTGATTTAGAGATTATAGAGGAAGGGGTCCAGGTGATTAGTAATGTCAGTGAAATTACGGGTATTCCGGTGATTGCCGTTAGTATAGAAAAAAATCTGGAATCCTTGGTGACGAATAAATCTTTAAGGGGACTTCCCATTCGCTTTTTAGAACGGTATATGCCTCATAATATATGGTAG
- a CDS encoding cold shock domain-containing protein, protein MIGKVKWFNSEKGYGFIERSEGEDVFVHFSAIQGDGFKTLEEGQDVEFDVVEGNRGLQAANVTKF, encoded by the coding sequence ATGATAGGTAAAGTGAAATGGTTCAATTCTGAAAAAGGTTATGGTTTTATTGAAAGATCCGAAGGAGAAGATGTTTTCGTGCATTTTTCCGCAATCCAGGGAGATGGATTTAAGACATTAGAAGAAGGTCAGGATGTCGAGTTTGACGTGGTAGAAGGCAATCGGGGCCTGCAGGCTGCAAATGTTACTAAGTTCTAA
- a CDS encoding DUF2508 family protein, whose product MSKIQQAISKISNLKSDNVPEQNEKDTMLETIEQARIEMNQAKSFFDFVSEPEQVDQAIYALNAAEKKYMFFLKRARNAGYKVDA is encoded by the coding sequence ATGAGTAAGATTCAACAGGCGATTTCAAAGATTTCAAATTTGAAATCAGACAACGTGCCGGAACAAAATGAGAAAGATACTATGCTGGAAACAATTGAACAAGCCCGAATAGAAATGAACCAGGCTAAAAGTTTTTTTGATTTTGTTTCTGAGCCTGAACAGGTAGATCAGGCTATATATGCCTTAAATGCCGCAGAAAAAAAATATATGTTTTTTTTGAAACGGGCAAGGAATGCCGGATATAAAGTAGATGCGTAA
- a CDS encoding PH domain-containing protein, which translates to MEDKNKVIIQRIVKAQESKVLILFFSMFVIVISFLVFNKTNLVVPGFLTLVILFYILSAPQSRLGYYIVGNSIVFTSLQGKKEIDISTIEDIRIINIPFISFPFLTNGVGYHVGKPKLKEWGQVMMLASTFPGEALLLTAGKEAFVITPAQPSVVKDILQEKKISNISGQEQIQPAACKEQQAEA; encoded by the coding sequence ATGGAAGATAAAAATAAAGTCATCATACAAAGGATTGTAAAAGCCCAAGAATCAAAGGTTTTAATATTGTTTTTCAGTATGTTTGTTATTGTAATTTCCTTCCTGGTTTTTAATAAGACCAATTTAGTTGTCCCGGGATTCTTAACCCTGGTAATTCTGTTTTATATCTTGTCCGCACCCCAATCCCGATTAGGTTACTATATCGTAGGAAACAGTATTGTCTTCACCAGCCTCCAGGGCAAAAAAGAAATTGATATCAGCACCATTGAAGATATTAGAATAATAAATATCCCTTTTATCTCTTTTCCTTTTTTAACTAACGGAGTAGGCTACCATGTGGGTAAACCTAAGCTTAAAGAATGGGGGCAGGTAATGATGTTGGCCAGCACCTTCCCCGGTGAAGCGCTTCTTTTAACTGCTGGAAAAGAAGCATTCGTAATAACTCCAGCACAGCCCAGCGTAGTTAAAGATATATTGCAGGAGAAAAAAATATCGAATATTTCCGGCCAAGAGCAAATTCAACCCGCAGCTTGTAAAGAGCAGCAGGCAGAAGCATAG
- a CDS encoding transglutaminase-like domain-containing protein, translating to MLKKFVIMLRIFSLSGAMFFLVMGVGMGFDGNYYGSSFFQSSSPEDVSLRVQVTEADEKEEKTQDDSKWMDLEEDIRKEENEDNNAGPLQEDLSTGADQASLEPVSLTASDAQIDKNFEEKTNPVLEQAKPTPETTASTQESTQEAVQPVEPQEEITPTETAQQSTAPVTYSFGSAHTIRFRVEVDVTNNSGEVSNNIQVDVPLPENNSPYQTTSLISTNYPIVSSAGRVSTFHIGELLPGETKTIVADYNMTLRPVSINSTNNTVETARQIYNKYAGSGNCYTLAVAFVNDCTGQGLKARVVTGFARTQRTNIAVGSLAGFRHSWAEFYVDGLGWVPVDLTFKYFGNFPHASHVVETYNDQSIRVRFQGGSLGAVWKNSII from the coding sequence ATGTTAAAGAAGTTTGTTATTATGCTGCGAATATTTTCCTTAAGTGGAGCTATGTTTTTTTTAGTAATGGGTGTAGGTATGGGGTTTGATGGGAACTATTATGGATCTTCATTTTTCCAGTCTTCTTCTCCGGAAGATGTAAGTTTAAGGGTACAAGTTACGGAAGCCGATGAAAAAGAAGAAAAAACGCAGGATGATTCCAAATGGATGGATCTGGAGGAGGACATTAGGAAAGAAGAAAATGAAGATAACAATGCGGGGCCTTTGCAGGAAGATCTTAGCACAGGGGCAGATCAGGCTTCTTTAGAGCCAGTTTCATTAACAGCTTCAGATGCTCAAATTGATAAAAATTTCGAAGAAAAAACTAACCCTGTGTTAGAACAGGCTAAACCAACGCCAGAAACAACAGCTTCAACTCAGGAATCTACTCAGGAGGCAGTACAACCGGTAGAACCACAGGAAGAGATTACTCCAACAGAAACGGCCCAGCAGTCAACAGCACCTGTAACTTATTCATTTGGCAGTGCTCACACTATTCGTTTTAGAGTGGAAGTTGATGTTACCAACAACAGTGGAGAAGTATCAAACAATATTCAGGTAGACGTCCCTTTGCCGGAAAATAATTCTCCTTACCAGACTACCAGCCTGATTTCTACTAACTATCCTATTGTTTCTTCCGCCGGCAGAGTCAGCACATTTCATATTGGCGAGTTATTACCTGGAGAGACCAAGACTATTGTTGCTGATTACAATATGACCTTACGTCCGGTGTCAATTAACTCTACCAATAATACGGTAGAAACAGCCAGACAGATTTACAATAAATATGCAGGGAGTGGAAACTGTTATACATTGGCTGTTGCATTTGTCAATGACTGCACAGGACAGGGGCTTAAAGCCAGGGTGGTTACAGGTTTTGCAAGGACACAAAGAACGAACATAGCTGTCGGTTCATTGGCGGGCTTCCGTCACAGCTGGGCAGAGTTTTATGTGGATGGCCTGGGGTGGGTACCGGTAGACCTTACCTTTAAGTATTTTGGAAATTTCCCCCATGCCTCTCACGTTGTTGAAACATATAACGATCAGTCCATAAGAGTAAGGTTTCAAGGAGGAAGCTTAGGGGCAGTTTGGAAGAATTCCATTATATAA
- the prxU gene encoding thioredoxin-dependent peroxiredoxin (Most members of this family contain a selenocysteine.), with translation MVKVGEKAPTFKTKAYVQGKIKPVSTEDLLGKWVVLCFYPGDFTFVUPTEISSVAVRYPEFEELGVEILSISVDSVFSHKIWEETELSKMIEGPVPFPMLSDPGGKIGSLYDVYDEKGGVNVRGRFLIDPEGVIQSMEILSPPVGRNTEELLRQIKAYQHQQKTGEVIPAGWQPGDPTLTPSTELAGNVWKIWKPKKK, from the coding sequence ATGGTTAAAGTTGGTGAAAAGGCTCCAACGTTTAAAACAAAGGCATACGTTCAAGGAAAAATTAAACCTGTCAGCACAGAAGATTTGCTGGGCAAATGGGTGGTGCTCTGTTTCTACCCCGGAGACTTTACCTTCGTATGACCCACGGAAATATCTTCGGTAGCAGTTCGCTATCCGGAATTCGAAGAACTGGGAGTTGAAATACTGTCAATCAGTGTAGACAGCGTTTTTTCCCACAAAATTTGGGAGGAGACCGAACTTTCCAAAATGATTGAAGGACCGGTACCATTCCCTATGCTTTCTGACCCTGGCGGAAAAATAGGTTCCCTATACGATGTTTATGACGAAAAAGGTGGAGTAAATGTCCGGGGAAGATTCTTGATTGACCCTGAAGGAGTAATCCAGTCCATGGAAATCCTTTCCCCTCCTGTAGGCAGAAACACAGAAGAATTGCTCCGTCAGATAAAAGCTTACCAGCACCAACAAAAAACCGGCGAGGTTATTCCTGCGGGCTGGCAGCCGGGGGATCCAACCTTAACCCCCAGCACAGAGCTGGCAGGTAACGTATGGAAGATATGGAAACCTAAAAAGAAATAA